A region of the Euzebyales bacterium genome:
TCTGGGCGCGCTCGACCGCACCGAGCTCGCCACGATCGACGGCATCGGCGACTCGACCGCCGCCAAGATCGTCGAGTTCCAGCAGCGTGGCGAGATCGGCATGCTCGCCGAGCTGCGGGCGTCGGTCCCGCCGGGCATCGTCGAGCTGGTCCGCGTGCCCGGGTTGGGACCGAAGACCGCGCGCACGCTGCACGATGTGCTCGGCGTGTCGTCACTCGACGAGCTGCGCGAGGCGCTGGCGTCCGGGCGTCTGCGCGGCGTCAAGGGTCTCGGAGCCAGGACGCAGGACAACCTGCGGGCCGGTCTCGCCCGGCTCGAGGCGACGCTCACCGAGCGGACGCCACTGGCGGACGTCATCGGCGTCGCGGAGGAACTGCTGGCGCGAGCCCGGGCGGTACCGGACGTCGAGCAGGCGGTGCTGGCCGGGAGCGTCCGGCGCGGCCGTGACACCGTGCGCGACATCGATCTTCTGGTCGCGACGTCCAGACCGGTCGAGGTGCTCGCGGCCGTCGCCGCAGACCCGCTGGTGCGGGATGTCGAGGCACGGGGCGAGACCAAGCTGACGCTGCGTACGGCGCGGGATCTCCAGGTCGACGTCCGTGCCGTCGCACCGGGGTCGTGGGGTGCGGCGCTGATCTACTTCACCGGGGCCAAGGCGCACAACGTGCGCATCCGCGAGCGGGCGCTGCGCCGTGGCACGACGCTCAGCGAGTACGGCCTGTTCGCACGCGAGGGAGACGACTGCCTGGCCGGCGCGGACGAGGCCGAGGTGTACGGCGCGTTGGGACTGTCGTGGATACCGCCGACGATGCGCGAAGACCGCGGTGAGGTGTCGGCCGCCGCCGACGGTTCGCTGCCCGACGTCGTGACCCGGTTGCACGGTGACCTGCACGGCCACAGCGACTGGTCGGGCGACGGGCGGGCGTCGATCGCCGAGATGGCCGCCGCCGCGGCCGCCGCGGACCTGCAGTACTGGGCCGTCACCGACCACGCCGAGATGCTGGCGATCAACGGCTTGACCGCCGCGCAGTTCGCCGACCGGCGGCACGCGCTCGCAGCGCTCGCCGATGGCGTGGGCGTGACCCTGCTCGATGGCGCCGAGCTCAACATCGGCCTGGACGGTGAGCTCGACTACGACGATGACGTGCTCGCGCAGTTCGAGTTCTGCGTCGCCAGCGTGCACACCGGCCTGGACAGGGATGCCGACGCCCAGACCGAGCGCGTCATCCGGGCGATGCGCCATCCGTCGGTCCACGCGATCGGCCATCTGACCGGCCGCAAGATCGGCCGGCGACCCGGCTTCGACGTGCACTTCGATCGGATCCTCGAGGCGGCGCTGGAGACCGGCACCGCCCTGGAGGTCAACGCCTCGCCACGCCGGCTGGATCTGGCCGACGAGCATGTCCGGCGGGCGGTCGACGCCGGCGTGACGCTGACGATCTCGAGCGATGCGCACCACCCCGGCGAGCTGGACAACCTGCGCTTCGGCATCGCGACGGCGCAGCGCGGCTGGGCCCGGGCGTCGGACGTCCTCAACGCCCGCGATCTCGAGGATCTGCGCGAGTTCGTGGCCCGCAAGCGTGCGCACGGCGTGCGCGGATGACCGTCACGGATCCCGCGGCGACCGCGACCCGCGTCGGGCGGCCCTTCTTCGCCCGTGACGCGACGGTCGTGGCGCCCGATCTGGTGGGCGTCCTGCTGGGCGTGCCGGACGCCGGCCTGTGGGTCCGGGTCGTGGAGGTCGAGGCCTACACGCAGGACGATCCGGCGTGCCACGCGTACCGGCGCCGGACCGAGCGCAACGCGCCGCTGTGGGGTCCGCCGGGCCACGCCTACGTCTACCGCAGCTACGGCGTCCACTGGTGCTTCAACGTGTCCACGGGAACCGACGGCGTCGCGCAGGGGTGTCTGGTGCGCGCCGCGCGTCCGGTGGTCGGCATCGACCACATGCGGGCGCGACGCGGGGGTGCCGCTGACCGCGAGCTGCTGCGCGGTCCGGCCAAGCTGTGCGCCGCGCTCGCGATCACGGGGGCCTTGAGCGGTCACGACCTGTGCTCGGAGGGTCCGCTGGAGTTCCGCGAAGACGGCGACCGACCGGCGCGCACGGTCGCGGGACCTCGCGTGGGCGTCTCTTTGGCGGCGGACGTGCCTTGGCGGTTCTACGATCCCGACTCGCGCTGGGTCTCGTCGTATCGGCGCAGCCCGCAAGCGCCTCGGCCCGGCGCGGTCGACGCGTACGGATGACGTGCGGGTCGCACTGATCACGACCGGATCGCGGGGCGACGTCCAGCCGTTCGTCGCGCTCGCTCGCGCGCTGCTCGTGCGCCGCGTCGACGTGTGGCTGGCGGCGCCCGCCGCGTTCGCGCCGCTGGCCCGCGCCTACGACGTCGCGTTCCGTCCGCTGCCGGTGGATCCCGTCGGCGTGCTGGCCACCGAGGTGGGACAGCGCTGGATCGCCGGTGGCCGGGATCCGATCGCATTCCTCCGCGGTCTGCGCGAGCTCGCCGACCCGCTCGGGGAGGATCTCGCGGACGCGATGATCGGCGCGTGCGACGGAGCGGACGTCGTGGTGTACGCGACGCTGGCGTTCCCCGCATGGCACGTCGCCGACGCGTGCGGCGTGCCGGCCGTGCAGGTCGCCTTCGCGCCGACCGCGCCGACCGCGGCGTTCCCGCCGATCCTCTTTCCGCAGCCGTTCGCGGGCACCGATCCGTGGGG
Encoded here:
- the polX gene encoding DNA polymerase/3'-5' exonuclease PolX yields the protein MPWANEELGRQFAEIAELLKLSGADRFRVRAYERARDAVASAPVDLGALDRTELATIDGIGDSTAAKIVEFQQRGEIGMLAELRASVPPGIVELVRVPGLGPKTARTLHDVLGVSSLDELREALASGRLRGVKGLGARTQDNLRAGLARLEATLTERTPLADVIGVAEELLARARAVPDVEQAVLAGSVRRGRDTVRDIDLLVATSRPVEVLAAVAADPLVRDVEARGETKLTLRTARDLQVDVRAVAPGSWGAALIYFTGAKAHNVRIRERALRRGTTLSEYGLFAREGDDCLAGADEAEVYGALGLSWIPPTMREDRGEVSAAADGSLPDVVTRLHGDLHGHSDWSGDGRASIAEMAAAAAAADLQYWAVTDHAEMLAINGLTAAQFADRRHALAALADGVGVTLLDGAELNIGLDGELDYDDDVLAQFEFCVASVHTGLDRDADAQTERVIRAMRHPSVHAIGHLTGRKIGRRPGFDVHFDRILEAALETGTALEVNASPRRLDLADEHVRRAVDAGVTLTISSDAHHPGELDNLRFGIATAQRGWARASDVLNARDLEDLREFVARKRAHGVRG
- a CDS encoding DNA-3-methyladenine glycosylase, with product MTVTDPAATATRVGRPFFARDATVVAPDLVGVLLGVPDAGLWVRVVEVEAYTQDDPACHAYRRRTERNAPLWGPPGHAYVYRSYGVHWCFNVSTGTDGVAQGCLVRAARPVVGIDHMRARRGGAADRELLRGPAKLCAALAITGALSGHDLCSEGPLEFREDGDRPARTVAGPRVGVSLAADVPWRFYDPDSRWVSSYRRSPQAPRPGAVDAYG